The sequence AAGTGATCGCGCACGACGTCCGGCCGCATCGCCTTCAGGTAGTAGGAGCCGGAGCGCACGAGGACGGCGTTCGCGCCAAGCCCGGCCACCTCGCGGGTCACGGAGATCACCTCGCGCGTGGACTCGGCCCCCGTCCCGACCGTGAGCGTGCGGTCTCCGATGCGCGCGGCGGTCGTCTCCACCAGCGCGCACAACTCACGGCGGTCGAGCAGCGGCGCTTCCCCCGTGGAACCGGCTACCACGATCCCGGCAATGGGGTGCGAGAGCCACTCGCGCAGGTTGTTGTCGAACGCGTCGAGCGCCAGCTCGCCATCCTCGCCGAACGGCGTGGCCACGGGCGGATGTACACCGGAAAGATCTCTCATGGGACTTCCGAAGTTAGGGTCGGTCGCGGGTCATGGACGTTCCCGCGGGAACGTCTTCGGGGCTCACGCCTCAGGCGGAGTGGCTCTGCGCCTCTCCATCCCGGCGGCTGAAGCCTTCGAACAGTCCTTCGATCCGGGCGATGCGTTCGCGCAGACCCGCCACATCGCGGATCAGGCCCGTCAGGTCGCGGCGGATCCCCATCAGCACCGGCGTGAATATGCCGATGAGCGCGATGGCCACCCCGATGATTGTCCAACCTTCTGCCGTCATCACCGCCTCCTCGTGTCTCGGGTTCGTTGGTGTCTCGAACCCAAGTTCCGGGCAGGGCTCAATGTGGTGTCATCGGGGGCCGCCTTCAAGGTAGCGGGAAGGGTCCGGAGACGTCCGGCGAACTCGTGTCGTCCGGTTCGGGCATGCGGTAGCCGACGCCGCGCTCGTTTCGGATGTAGGCGGCGCGGGTCCCGTCCTCGCCCAGCTTTCGCCGGAGCCGCTTGACGACGGCGTGGACGAGCTTCGGGGCGCGGTGGTCCGGACTCCGCCCCCAGGCCCGGCGGAACAGGGAACGGTACGTGGACACCCGCCCCGCGTTTACGGACAGCACGCGCAGCACCTCGTACTCCGTGGCCGTCAGTTCCAGCGGGCGCCCGGCCAGGGCCACTTGGCGCCGTTCGTAGTCGATCGCGAGTTGTCCGAGCACGAAGCGTTGGGGTTCGGCATGCTTTCTCAGCGCGGCGCGGACTCTCGCCGTAAGCTCCGTGGGAGAAAACGGTTTGACGATGTAGTCGGCGGCGCCGGCGCCGAGGGCCCGGGCGATGGTCTCGTCCCGTCCGTAGGCGGAGATGAAGATGACCGGCAGATCGGCCAGCTCCGGAACGTGCTCCATCAGCTCGATCCCGTCGGTCCCGGAGAGCATGAGATCGAGCAGGACCAGATGGGGTTTCTCGGCGTGGATGACATGTGACAGTTCCCGGTGGTCCCCGGTCACGGCCGTGGCGTAGCCCTCGGCGGTGAGCACGTCGCGGACATGGCGCAGCGCCTGCGGATCGTCGTCCACCACGAGGATGCGCGCCTGTGCCCGGCGCGGTCGGCGCGGGCCCGCCGGAGCCCGGGCAGCGTCCGCCGCTCGAGGGTCGCCGCCGGCAGGTTCGGCCACCGGGACCGTGAACGTGAACTCGGCGCCCTGGCCTTCCCCACCGCTCCTGGCCCAGATGCGCCCGCCGTGAGCCTCGACGAGTCCCTTGCAGATGGCCAGGCCCAGACCGCCTTCCAGATTCTGCCTGGTATCCCTGGTGCCGGCGTGCTTCCGGAACAGGTGCGGGAGGCGCCCGGGCGGAATGCCCCGGCCGTTGTCGGCGACCGAGATCGCAACGTGAGCGCCTTCGTGCCGTCCGGAAACCCGGATGGGCGACGACTCCGGAGAGTGCCTGGCGGCATTGGCAAGGAGGTTGTTCAGCACCTGCACGATGCGTTGCCGATCCGCCGACACGCGAGGCAGTTCCTCGGGAAGGTCGACGTGAATCGTGTGCCGGGCGCCCCCGTTCAGGAAGGTGCTCCTCGCCTGGTCGACGAGCGTGCCCACGTCGGAGGATTCGGTCGACACCGACAATGTGCCCGTGGCGATGCGTCCGGCGTCCAGCAGATCGCCGATGAGGCCGCTCATCTGATCGGCCTGCGCATCGATGATGCGGAAGAACTGCAGCATTTCGGGCGTGGCGAAGCCCGGTGAAGCACCGAGCACGGTGGCCGTCGATCCCTTGATCGAAGTGAGCGGCGCGCGCAACTCGTGACTCACGATGGCGAGGAACTCCGTCCGCATCCGCTCGAGTTCCTCGAATGGCGCCAGATCCTGCATCGTGACCACCACCGATCCGACCGCGTTCCCGGCCGCCCGGATCGGCGTGACGTTGACCAGTGTCGTCACGCTCCGGCCGTCGGGGACCGAGAGCGTCATCTCCTCGGCGCGGACCGTCTCGCCGTCGCTCAGTTGCCGTGCCATCGGGACCTCCGCCAGGGAGACCTCCCGCCCATCGGCGCGCTGACACGTGATCACTTCCAGCAGTTCCTCGACGGCGCGTCCGGGCGAGTTCAGGCCCTCGACGATGCGCCGCGCCTCCCGATTGAACGATAGCGGGTTGCCCGTCTCGGCATCGAAGACCACCACGCCGACGGGCGACGTCTCGATCAGCGTCTCCAGGTCAGCGCGCGCCCGGCGCTCCTCGCGGTGCGCGCGGGCGTTGGCGAGGGCGGTCGCGGCCTGCGAGGCGAACAGCAACAGGACCTCTTCGTCGGCGCTCGTGAACTCCTCCCCACCCTCCTTCCCGGCAAGAAAGAAGCTGCCGACGTCCACGCCCCGGTACTTCATTGGCGCGACCAGCATCGCCGTGGGCCAGATGAGATCCGACGAAAGCCCGAGCGACCCCACGTAGGCCTGCAGGTCCGCCAGCCGCAGCGGCGCCGCAAGGTCCCGGAAATGCGCGAAGAGGCGTGGTGAGTCCGGCCACGCCGCAATCTCGCGGTCTTCGTCGGGCGTGAAACCGGAGGCGACGAACTCCGCGACACCTCCGGTGTGGTCGACCGTCGCGATCATGCCGTAGCGGGCCGCCGTCAGAGCGCGGGCGCTGTCGACGACCTCCCGAAGCACGGTGTCCAGGTCGAGGCTGTCGCTGACGCGGAGTACGGCGGCGCTCAGGCGGGAGACACGCTCCTGGAGCACTTCGATCTGTCGCCGTAGCGCCTTGGCATCATCTGTCATCGGCCGCCCCATGGGAGTCGGTGCGGGCGACCGGGTCGGAAAACGCGGCATATCGGCGAAACGTCGTCGGCATATGGATCCCTGTCGCCCAAAGATCGCATACGATCGGCTATCATATAGGCGTTGGGTTGGCCGTTGGGCCAGCGCTCAAGATCGAAAGAGGCGTCCTCCGGCTCGCCGGACGCTTCTGAGGGGATTTGGGCGGTGTCTGCATGACCGCAAGGCTTGCGGCGGGCCTCCTCGGCTCGGCATAGCGCCGTCCTTTCCCCTCCCACCGGTGGTCGCAGCGAGTATTGGTGAGGACCAGCCGGAGGAGGTAGAGGACTGAACAACGTCGCGAAATTGACGGTGGCGGTGGTTGTCGCGGTGGCCTGCGTGGCGCTGAACCCTGCCTTCGCTGTGGCGCAGGAGCCGGATGAGCGGATTCGCGTAACGCTTCCGTCAAGCACGGTGATCGGTTCATTCGTCGAGATGCGACAGGGTGAGTTAATCCTCCGGGATGAAGGGGGGACACGATCGATCGCGCTCGACGCGATTCGACGGATAGAGCGCCATACCGAGCGTCGTCCCTACGCGAAGGGGGTACTGATTGGTGCGGGGTCCGGCGTTGCGGCTGCGGGGCTGCTTGGCCTTGTCAACCCTGAGCTTTACGAGGATGATTGGCTGTTCAGCGGCGCGGAGACGTTCGGACTTGTGGCTGGCACTTTCGCGGTCATCGGTGCGGGTATTGGCCTGATTACGGCGTCGGTGATTCGGGTTGATGGGTGGGAGGCCATGATCCTGGACTCGAGATCGGACTTATCGATCGGTTTGCACCCAGGATCGAACCTGTTTGTCGGTGGGCGCATTCAGTTCTGAAACGATCCTGATTCCCCGCGGGAGCGTCCGTCGTCGAGAACTTCCTGCAGGATCCGCTCGCCGTAGGGCAGATTCATGTAGTAGTTGACGTTCCCAGTGCTCACCGGACCCTTCCTGCTCCTTCAAGCCCAAGTTGCGGGCGGGGCTCAATGTGGCGTCATCGGGGACCGGCTTCAAGGTAATGGGCGGGTCCGGAGACGTTCCCGCGGGAACGTCGCGGCCAGTCCGGGGCTCAGTAGCCGCGGGTCTTGTCGACCTGGTTTTCGAGGGGGTCGCCGCGCTGGTAGTGGGAGATGTTGCGGACGATCAGGTCCGTCTCGCGCTCCCAGAAGCGGGCCGAGGTGCCGCCCACGTGGGGGGTGACGAGGACGTTCTCGAGGCCCCACAGAGGGTGGTCGGCCGGGAGGGGCTCGGTCTCGAACACGTCCAGCATCGCGCCACGCAGGTGTCCCGTCTCCAGCGCGTGGACGAGCGCGGTCTCATCCACAAGGGTGCCGCGGGCGAGGTTGATGAGCACGGCGCCCGGCTTCATGCGCGCCAGTTCCTCGGTGCCGAGAAGGCCCTCCGTCTCCGGCGTCTCGGGGGCGGTGAGGGCGACGAAGTCCGAGGACTCCAGGAGTTCCGGCAGATGGTCGGGCCCGTGCAGGCGGGTGAGCTCGGGGGGCTTCGGGCCGGCGGTGCGGCGAATGGCCTGAACTCGCATGCCCAGGGCGTGCGCGCGGCGGCCGAGCGCCGATCCGATGCCGCCGTAGCCGATGATGCCGAGCGAGGCCCCGGCCACCTCGCCGGCGGCGGGCGCGGCGTGCAGGGGGCTGCGGGGCGAGTTCAGCGCGGACTGGACCCACTCCCGCTCGCGCTGCGCCCGCACCGCGAGGTCCAGGCCGCGGACGAAGTACAGGATGCCGGCCATGGCATGGTCCGCCAGCGAGTCCGCGTACATGCCCGCCGAGTTCGTGAAGATGACGTCGCTCTCCCGCATCTCCTCGAAGAGCGAGTTCCGCGCCCCGGCCGCGCCCGAGTGGAACCAGCGCAGCCTGCGGGCGGCGCGGAAGACGTCCCGCCGGATCCCCCAGCCGCAGTAGACCTCGGCGTCGGCCACCGCTTCCAGAAGTTCCGGCGGCGTCACGCGCACGCCGTCGCCCGATGCCTCGAGCGCGACGCGCACCGACTCGATCTCCCACTCCGGGTCCAGGGCGCCGCGGATGCGTTCGAACGACCACTCCGGCATCGACCAGTGGGGGGTCTCCGGCGCGTACATCCAGATCACGAAGCGGCGCAAGGCGACTCCCGGCGCTAGGGGCTCAGCCGCCGTCGCCCGCGGTGGCGGCCCCCGCGGTGGCGGCCGCGGCCAGCCCGGGCAGGTCGGCGTCCAGCGTGCGCGGGCCGACGCCCATGCGCTCGCGCACGACTTCCATCGTGCGGGCGGCCTCGGCGCGGGCCCGCTCCGCCCCCGCCGCCAGGATCTCGATCACCCGCTCCGGGTGCGCGCGCAGTTCCGCCGCGCGTTCGCGCACCGGCGCGAGTTCCTCGGCCACGTTGTCCGTGAGCTGCCGCTTGCAGGCGACGCAACCGATCCCCGCCGTCTGGCAGAGGATCTCAATCTCGGCACGGTCCGCCGGATCCGTGAAGAACTCGTGCAGGGCGAAGACGTTGCACACGTGCGGGTTGCCGGGATCGTCCTTCCGCACCCGCGCCGGGTCCGTGACCGCCGTGCGCAGCCGCGCCCACAGTTCGTCCGGCTCGGCGACCATCCGCACCGTGTTGTCCTTCGACTTCGACATCTTCGCCACGCCGTCGAGCCCGCGGACGCGAGCCCCCGTCCCCACCAGCGTCTCCGGTTCCGGGAAGAAGTCCCCGAAGCGCCCGTTCCAGCGCCGCGCCACCTCCCGCGACAGTTCCAGGTGCTGGCGCTGGTCTTCTCCCACCGGCACGAAGTGCGCCCGGTAGAGGAGGATGTCGGCCGCCTGCAGCACCGGGTAGTTGAGGAGACCCGCGTTCACCGACTCCCGACCCTGCGATTTCTCCTTGTACTGCGTCATCCGCCCCAGATCGCCCACCGGGGTGACCGTGTTGAACAGCCACTGGAGTTCGCTGTGGTAGGGGACGTGCGACTGCGCGAAGAGCGTGCAGCGTTCCGGGTCGATCCCCGAGGCCACGAGCGACACCGTGAGATCGAACACGCGCCGCAGCAGATCCTCGCGCTCGTACTCGCGCGTGATCGCGTGCAGGTCGACGATGCAGTAGTAGCACTCGTATTCGTCGACCATCGCCGCCCAGCGCCGGAACACCCCGAGATAGTTCCCGAGATGCGCGTGCCCCGTCGGCTGGATCCCGCTGAACACGCGCTTGCGCGGCCCCGAAGGGGCCCGGTCGGTCATTGCGCGCCGACCTCCAGAGTCTCGTGCGCACGGATCGGCTCGCCCCGTCCCCGGATCTCCTCGCGAAGGGCCGCGATTTCCTCGCGAAGTTCCTCGCGAAGAGCAGAAATTTCCTCGCGAAATTCCGCGCGAAGAGCAGCAATTTCCTCGCGAAATTCCTCGCGAAGAGCCGCCACGTCCTCGCGAATGGCCACCATGTCCTCGCGGAGGGCTACAACGTCCTCCCGAAGATCCTGGACCTGGACCTCGACGCGCGACACGCGGGTGACGAGTTCGAGTTGCGTCGCGTGAAGGGCGTTCGTCCGTTCCCACAGGAGAGAGAAGCCTCCCGCCACGATCATGAGCGCGAGGGTGAGCGAGAGGCTGAGGTTCCACCGCGTGATCATGATCCCGTTCATCCGGTGAACGTAACCGGTCGACGCGTCAGCCGTAACTCGGGGACGCCCGGTGGGCGGCGTGGGCTTGGAGGATGGCTTCTACGAGGGGGGCGGGGCCGAAGCGGATGGGGTCGGTGGCGGGGAGGCCGGTGACGTCGCGGGCGTGGCGGACGGCGGCGCGGGCGTCGTCGTCGGAGATGTCGTAGGTCGCGAGGGAGACGCCGATCACGCGGCCGGGGACGTCGGGGCAGGCCCAGGCGAGCGCGTCCTCGTAGCGGCGGATCACCTCGTCCAGGTCCGGGAGCACGACCCAACTGTGGTTGCCGCCGTAGATGCGGGGGCGGCTCGGCATCCAGGTGAGGATCATCGCGTGCGGCAGCGTGCCGTGCAGGAGGCCGTGCGTGACGCCGGAGTAGCCCGGGTGCATGAGCGACCCCTGGCCTTCGACGAGGACGATGTCGACGCCCTCGCCGTCCTCGCCCCGCGCCGCCTCGAGCGTGAGGCGTTCGGCGGCGCCGGAGATGAAGTCCGACACCACCGCGTCGACCGCGATGCCCGTGCCGGCGATGAGGATCCCCGTCTG comes from Candidatus Palauibacter soopunensis and encodes:
- a CDS encoding ATP-binding protein; amino-acid sequence: MTDDAKALRRQIEVLQERVSRLSAAVLRVSDSLDLDTVLREVVDSARALTAARYGMIATVDHTGGVAEFVASGFTPDEDREIAAWPDSPRLFAHFRDLAAPLRLADLQAYVGSLGLSSDLIWPTAMLVAPMKYRGVDVGSFFLAGKEGGEEFTSADEEVLLLFASQAATALANARAHREERRARADLETLIETSPVGVVVFDAETGNPLSFNREARRIVEGLNSPGRAVEELLEVITCQRADGREVSLAEVPMARQLSDGETVRAEEMTLSVPDGRSVTTLVNVTPIRAAGNAVGSVVVTMQDLAPFEELERMRTEFLAIVSHELRAPLTSIKGSTATVLGASPGFATPEMLQFFRIIDAQADQMSGLIGDLLDAGRIATGTLSVSTESSDVGTLVDQARSTFLNGGARHTIHVDLPEELPRVSADRQRIVQVLNNLLANAARHSPESSPIRVSGRHEGAHVAISVADNGRGIPPGRLPHLFRKHAGTRDTRQNLEGGLGLAICKGLVEAHGGRIWARSGGEGQGAEFTFTVPVAEPAGGDPRAADAARAPAGPRRPRRAQARILVVDDDPQALRHVRDVLTAEGYATAVTGDHRELSHVIHAEKPHLVLLDLMLSGTDGIELMEHVPELADLPVIFISAYGRDETIARALGAGAADYIVKPFSPTELTARVRAALRKHAEPQRFVLGQLAIDYERRQVALAGRPLELTATEYEVLRVLSVNAGRVSTYRSLFRRAWGRSPDHRAPKLVHAVVKRLRRKLGEDGTRAAYIRNERGVGYRMPEPDDTSSPDVSGPFPLP
- a CDS encoding D-2-hydroxyacid dehydrogenase; this encodes MRRFVIWMYAPETPHWSMPEWSFERIRGALDPEWEIESVRVALEASGDGVRVTPPELLEAVADAEVYCGWGIRRDVFRAARRLRWFHSGAAGARNSLFEEMRESDVIFTNSAGMYADSLADHAMAGILYFVRGLDLAVRAQREREWVQSALNSPRSPLHAAPAAGEVAGASLGIIGYGGIGSALGRRAHALGMRVQAIRRTAGPKPPELTRLHGPDHLPELLESSDFVALTAPETPETEGLLGTEELARMKPGAVLINLARGTLVDETALVHALETGHLRGAMLDVFETEPLPADHPLWGLENVLVTPHVGGTSARFWERETDLIVRNISHYQRGDPLENQVDKTRGY
- the trpS gene encoding tryptophan--tRNA ligase, with the protein product MTDRAPSGPRKRVFSGIQPTGHAHLGNYLGVFRRWAAMVDEYECYYCIVDLHAITREYEREDLLRRVFDLTVSLVASGIDPERCTLFAQSHVPYHSELQWLFNTVTPVGDLGRMTQYKEKSQGRESVNAGLLNYPVLQAADILLYRAHFVPVGEDQRQHLELSREVARRWNGRFGDFFPEPETLVGTGARVRGLDGVAKMSKSKDNTVRMVAEPDELWARLRTAVTDPARVRKDDPGNPHVCNVFALHEFFTDPADRAEIEILCQTAGIGCVACKRQLTDNVAEELAPVRERAAELRAHPERVIEILAAGAERARAEAARTMEVVRERMGVGPRTLDADLPGLAAAATAGAATAGDGG